The DNA region ATCTTGTGCAGCCCCATCTCGAACGCGGCCGCCATGGCATCGCGATACTCCGGACTGCGGAACGCAGCGTCCGGATCGGAAATGCGGTCGACCGCGATCTCCGCAGGCTCCAACTGCTTGCGGCCGAACTCGCGCACGGCCTCGATAATCTCAAGCTGTTCGGGCGTTTGAGAGAAATCGATCATGATGCATCGCTCCCGCTGTAGAAGTCCGTCATCTTGAAGTAGTGCGGCAGGAATGCCTCGGCGTCCACCGACCCCAGGACGCGGCCGGGCAGCATTGTGTTACTGCTCTCGATGGCAAAGGCGACCAGAGGCGTCATGTCCGCGAACTCGCTCCACGGATCCGCCTCGGACGCTTGGAACCGAACGTTCGGCGTACCGATCGCTATCGACCTCGCATTGATTTCGGTTTGCTGCGAAGCCAGCAACACGGGGCCGTCGAAGCCGGGCTCAAGGTCGATGCGTGGAGACGCCTTGAACAGGAACGTTGGACCGGTCGGCGGCAACTCCGGGAGCGTTTGCTCCAAGGCGATGTCGATCTCGATGAATCGCACTCCGCGACGCTCCACAGATCCCGACGCGCGCGTTTCGTTCCGCTCGAAACGGATGGTCGCTTCCTTCTTTGGGAACCCGAAGATGTCCCGGCCGTTGTAGAGGCGGTTGGGATCGCTGTCTATCGGCATCGACAGGCAGTACGAACCAGCCTGTCCCCGGTACTTGCAGCGCAGGAACAGGGCCGCCTCGCGGTACCCCGGCCCAAGGTTCGTCTCGCCGTACTCGGCGATGAAGATCAAGCCCCCGGGCAAGTCGGCCTGCTCGAGCGGCGGAGGCAGACAAGCAGCGGTCTTTTCGGGATCCGCGGCGAACATCACCCCCAGCATCTCGGCGTGAGGGAAATCGCGCGTCTTTAGCGCGTAGTAATCGGACAGCTCTCGTTCTGTCTTGACGAAACCCACAGGCTCCCCCCTGTCGTGAAACGGCTCTCGCTTACGAGAAGTCTTTCATTACCTTCCACTGACTTCGCTGCGCTTTTCGGATCGACCACATCACCATCGCCGGCGACAGACGGTATGCCGCCGCCCCGATCTTGCCCACAGGAGTGAAGACCACTCGGTTCTTGCGCTTGTCGATCATCTCGACGATCAACTCGGCCGCGCGCGCCTGGGTGTGATGCGCGGGTCGATCGGGCAGGACTCCACTGCCGTCGGCCGCAAGGATCCGTTTCTCGGGATCGTGTTCGGTGAAGCCGAGGTGCGCGACTCCAATGTGCACGCCGCTGAGTTCGAGCCGCAGCGATTCGGCCAGACCGTTCATGCCGCCTTTGGCGGCGCAGTAGATCGACGCGCCCGGCATTCCAAAGATCCCGGCAATGCTTGAGACGAAGACAATCGAGCCGCGCGCCGCGCGCACATGCTCCACCGCCGCGCGGCTGACGTAGATGCCTCCGAGCAAACTCGACGACAAGACCGAGTGACAGGTCTGCGGCGAGAGATCGGCGAAGTTCCCACGCATCGACAGCCCCGCGTTGTTGACCACGATGTCGAGTCCGCCGAAATCGCGAACGGCGGTATCTACCATCCCAAGAGCGTCCTCGTACACGCCTACGTCTCCGGCCACGGCCGAGACCGTCGATCGGATCGCCCGCAACTCCGCGAGCGACCGCTGCAAGCGATCGTTCCCGCGAGCAGTGATGACGACGTTCGCCCCTCGCCGCAGAAACGCAGAGGCCGTCGCGAAACCCACCCCCCGGCTGCCGCCGGTGATCAGAACCGTCTTTCCCGCATGAGTGTTCAAAACACGCTCCGTCATATGTGTCCGTACTCCCGCAAGGCCTGTACCGACTCGTCGATGGCCTGCTCTAGGGACGTCTGCGGCATCGACAACTCGGTGATGGCTTTGCTCGAGTCGTAGTAAGTGCCCATGCACGCCATCCGAGCCATCGTGCGGTTCAACGCCGCAGGCCGTCGCGAGATCGCCTGAACGGCGGACCCTGCGGACCCGGCGGCCAGCACGACCGCCTTCGGCAGCACGAGCCGGGGTGGCTCCCTGCCGACCGCGCGCGCCACCAGCGCGAAGAACTCCAGGTAGCTGACGTTCGTGCCGCCAAGCAAGTAGGTCTCACCGGTCCGCCCTCGCTGTAGCGCGCTCACCATGCCGCGCGCCACGTCGCCGACGTGAGCGAAGTTCCGTCCCCCCGGCGACGTGAAGCGCATGTTACGCCGAACGAACTGACGGATGAGTTCCCCCGAACTCGGTCGCTCGTCAAAGGCTCCCAGCATGAACGTCGGTGCGACGACGACGGCATCCAACCCGTCGCACGCAACCCGATCCAGCACATGCTTCGATGCATCCGCTTTGGATTCGGCATAGGCGACGCCTTTGTACGCCAAGGGGAAGCCGGAACGCTCATCTCCGGGCGATTCCTTCGAGCCGTACCGGAACGAACTGGCGGACCCCGTATGAATGAAGCGCCCAACGCCCGCGCGCACACTCGCTTCGACGACGCGCCTGGTGCCCTCCGAGTTCACGCGCCACATCAACGCGTCGGGCGCGCGCATGTCGGTCAACCCGGCGCAGTGCAACACTGCCCCACAACCCCGCAAAGCCGCGTTCAGCACCGACGGATCCTCGTCCAGCAAATCACCCTGCACGATCTCGGCTTCGAGACCGTCAAGCGTCCGCGCCTTACTGTCGCGCATCACGAACGCGCGCACCTCGTACCCATCGGCCAGCAGCGCGCGCACCAGATTAGCGCCGAGCAGCCCGTCCGCCCCCGTCACTAGAACCTTCATCCCCGGCCCCCGCCATCATCCATGCAGACGCACCCCGAACCCGCGCTCTTCGAACTGCGCTGAGATCCGCTCAACATCCACCGGCAACTCGCTCGACAAATCCCGGTAGTCGGCAAGCCGCCCGAGCGACTCGTACTTTCCCTTCGCCCAGCCGTGATAGGGCATCAAATGCGTTTCCCCCGAATACCCGGCAGCCACGAGAAACGCGGCGATCGCTTCGATGTCCTCGGCTTCGGTGTTGAACCCGGGAATCAGCGGAATCCGCGGAGTCACGCGACCCGAGCCGACGACGCCGATGAGCGCCGCGAAATTCTCAAGGATGGAGCGATTTCCGGTTCCGGTTCCCGCGCGATGCTTCTCATCGTCGACGTGCTTGATGTCGAAGAGGAACAAGTCCGTAACGTCCGCCAGCGGCTGCAACAACTCCCGCGGGAACAGGCCGGCCGTCTCGAGCGCCGCACGCACGCCCCGCGCGCGCAAAGCTCCCAACAAAGCGAGAAGGAACTCCGGTTGGGTCGTAGGCTCCCCGCCGGTCACCGTGACGCCGCCCTCGGATTCAACGAAGAACTCAAGGTCGGCGGTCGCGCGCTCGACCGCCTGTTCAACCGAGACCTCCTCACCGACGCGCAGGAACGCGCCTTCGGAGCAGACATCCACACAACGACCGCAGCCGTCACACTCGGCAAGATCCCACTGCAGCGTCTTCCCGCGCAGCCGGACGGCCTTGGGGTCGCAGACCTTCAAACACTCGCCGCAGCCGTCACATCGCGAGGCAAGAAAGCGGACCTCCGGAACTTTCGCTTGGGACTCGGGGTTGTGGCACCAGAAGCACCGCATCGGGCATCCCTTGAGGAACACTCCGGTACGGATGCCGGGGCCGTCGTAGACGCAGTAACGCTGGACGTCGAAGATGAGCCCGGTGGGCGATTCAGCAGGCATGCTCGGACCTAGCGATGATCTCGTCCTGGATCTCTCTACCCAGATCGACGAAATAGGTGCTGTAACCTCCGACCTTCACGATCAGATCCTTGTATTGCTCCGGCGTGCGCTGGGCGGCCTGCAGAGTCTCGGTGTCGACGACCGTCGGCTGCATCTGCGCGCCGCCCAAGCGGAAGTAAGTCCGGAGCAACGCGACCCACGTTCGACGAGCATCCTCGTGCTCGCCGATTCCGGTCGGGTGGAACCGGATGTTGACCGCGCACCCCATGATGTCGCGATGCGGCAACGTAGCCACGCTACGCAGCACGCCGGTAACGCCGGCCTCTTCGACGTTGTACGGGTTGCAGCTTGCCGCGTAAGGAGTCGCAGCCTTTCGACCATCGGCGCTCGCAATCGACAATCGTCCATCGATGGTGTGCGTCGTCATGCTGATCGCGTACGCGACGACGGGCCCGTTCTTTGCGTTGCGATACCGGTACGTCTCGCTCACGAGACCGTCCATGATCCTTCGCGCAATCTCATCGCTCTCCGCACAGCCGTTGCCCCACTTGCCCTTCAGACGCTTGATCTGGCGGTACAACCCCTCATGCCCGACGAAGTTGGCATCAACCGCGGCCAGCACCTGCGCGCTCGAAAACCTCTGCTGCTCGAAGACGAGCTTCTTGATTGCGTACAGCGCGTCCGTGGTGTTGGCGATGGAGTTGATGAACGAGATCCCCGTCAAGTCGTAGCAGGCCCCTCCGCGCGTGACGTCCGCAGCCGAGTCGAGACACCCGTCAATGAATGCCGAAATCAGCGGTGCCGGCAGGATCCGCGCATATAGGCGATCGCGGAGGTTCGAGGCGTCCACGATTCGCGCGACGGCCGCGCGAGCCTGCTCGAGGTACGCCTCGAGCAACTCGTCGAAGGATCCGAATGCACCGGGATCTCCGGTCGCCGGGCCTTCCCCCGACATGATCCCCATCGGGGTGCGCGCGTCTCCGTTCCGCAAAGTGATATCCAGCAGCCGCGACAGCAGCATCGCCGTTGCGCTCATGCTGCCGGTCTTGCCCGGGCAGGTCGCCTCAACGCACCCCATGATCGCGTAGTTGCGAGCGTCGGCTTCGATGAAACCGCGGCGCAGCATTGCCTCGACGTGCGTGTCGTCGTTGAACAGCGAGAAATTCGAGGTCCCGTCGTGCAGGCACTCGGCTATCAACAGCAGCAAATCGTCAGGGGTCTGCCGACTGATGCGAACCGAGATGTTCGTGACCGCGCGTGATCGATGAGCCGCGCGGACGAAGACATAGGTCAAGTCGTTGGTCGCGTCCGAACCGTCGGAGCGCATCCCGGCGAGCGTCACCGGCGACGACCCAAAGAACCGATGGTAGAAGTTGCCCAGGATGTTGGATTCGGGCCGGATGTTCTGCGACATGATCTTGAGCAGCAGCTCTTCGATCAGCGCTTGAGCGGATTCCGGATCGGTCCTGCCTTCGGCGAGATCTCGCTCGTAGTACGGATACAAGTCCTGATCGAGCCGACCAAAGCAATGAAGGTTGACCGGGTGCGCCAGCTCGACGGCCGTCTTGACGGTCCACGCCGACTGGACGGCCTCCGCAAACGTCCGCGCCGGATGCTCCGGAACCCGCAGGCAGATATCGAGCATTCCC from Actinomycetota bacterium includes:
- a CDS encoding acetoacetate decarboxylase family protein, producing the protein MGFVKTERELSDYYALKTRDFPHAEMLGVMFAADPEKTAACLPPPLEQADLPGGLIFIAEYGETNLGPGYREAALFLRCKYRGQAGSYCLSMPIDSDPNRLYNGRDIFGFPKKEATIRFERNETRASGSVERRGVRFIEIDIALEQTLPELPPTGPTFLFKASPRIDLEPGFDGPVLLASQQTEINARSIAIGTPNVRFQASEADPWSEFADMTPLVAFAIESSNTMLPGRVLGSVDAEAFLPHYFKMTDFYSGSDAS
- a CDS encoding SDR family NAD(P)-dependent oxidoreductase, giving the protein MTERVLNTHAGKTVLITGGSRGVGFATASAFLRRGANVVITARGNDRLQRSLAELRAIRSTVSAVAGDVGVYEDALGMVDTAVRDFGGLDIVVNNAGLSMRGNFADLSPQTCHSVLSSSLLGGIYVSRAAVEHVRAARGSIVFVSSIAGIFGMPGASIYCAAKGGMNGLAESLRLELSGVHIGVAHLGFTEHDPEKRILAADGSGVLPDRPAHHTQARAAELIVEMIDKRKNRVVFTPVGKIGAAAYRLSPAMVMWSIRKAQRSQWKVMKDFS
- a CDS encoding NAD-dependent epimerase/dehydratase family protein, whose translation is MKVLVTGADGLLGANLVRALLADGYEVRAFVMRDSKARTLDGLEAEIVQGDLLDEDPSVLNAALRGCGAVLHCAGLTDMRAPDALMWRVNSEGTRRVVEASVRAGVGRFIHTGSASSFRYGSKESPGDERSGFPLAYKGVAYAESKADASKHVLDRVACDGLDAVVVAPTFMLGAFDERPSSGELIRQFVRRNMRFTSPGGRNFAHVGDVARGMVSALQRGRTGETYLLGGTNVSYLEFFALVARAVGREPPRLVLPKAVVLAAGSAGSAVQAISRRPAALNRTMARMACMGTYYDSSKAITELSMPQTSLEQAIDESVQALREYGHI
- a CDS encoding glycyl-radical enzyme activating protein — encoded protein: MPAESPTGLIFDVQRYCVYDGPGIRTGVFLKGCPMRCFWCHNPESQAKVPEVRFLASRCDGCGECLKVCDPKAVRLRGKTLQWDLAECDGCGRCVDVCSEGAFLRVGEEVSVEQAVERATADLEFFVESEGGVTVTGGEPTTQPEFLLALLGALRARGVRAALETAGLFPRELLQPLADVTDLFLFDIKHVDDEKHRAGTGTGNRSILENFAALIGVVGSGRVTPRIPLIPGFNTEAEDIEAIAAFLVAAGYSGETHLMPYHGWAKGKYESLGRLADYRDLSSELPVDVERISAQFEERGFGVRLHG
- a CDS encoding pyruvate formate lyase family protein; its protein translation is MSPVGGHSETERIDRLRERYQSGRAVLSVQRARLYTQSWRATEDMGLSAQMRVATAMHNVYEHMDHYVDPDDRIAGHWTEGFFGMPIDIERGVFNTVLRTELRLRDMVAARARAAVSVGSYLLRRRGLRAFLREQRGARAAGAAPLDLGLKTLASRKINPFDISDADRRELLRDLLPYWESRTLVDHLQVELEQAGLITRDTLEFAMAAPGNTSRQVLMLSTAATISTIQGHVILDYASVLKWGLQGLRAQVRHRLDDSGLTAEQIDTLQAMDLALDGVGVFARRLAECVRGSMEGESDPQRRRALEGMLDICLRVPEHPARTFAEAVQSAWTVKTAVELAHPVNLHCFGRLDQDLYPYYERDLAEGRTDPESAQALIEELLLKIMSQNIRPESNILGNFYHRFFGSSPVTLAGMRSDGSDATNDLTYVFVRAAHRSRAVTNISVRISRQTPDDLLLLIAECLHDGTSNFSLFNDDTHVEAMLRRGFIEADARNYAIMGCVEATCPGKTGSMSATAMLLSRLLDITLRNGDARTPMGIMSGEGPATGDPGAFGSFDELLEAYLEQARAAVARIVDASNLRDRLYARILPAPLISAFIDGCLDSAADVTRGGACYDLTGISFINSIANTTDALYAIKKLVFEQQRFSSAQVLAAVDANFVGHEGLYRQIKRLKGKWGNGCAESDEIARRIMDGLVSETYRYRNAKNGPVVAYAISMTTHTIDGRLSIASADGRKAATPYAASCNPYNVEEAGVTGVLRSVATLPHRDIMGCAVNIRFHPTGIGEHEDARRTWVALLRTYFRLGGAQMQPTVVDTETLQAAQRTPEQYKDLIVKVGGYSTYFVDLGREIQDEIIARSEHAC